The Streptomyces phaeolivaceus genome has a window encoding:
- a CDS encoding acyl-CoA dehydrogenase family protein, translating into MHLEYTPEQQRLRTELRAYFAELVPEGAYTRHADPAAQKRFYRETIRRLGADGWLGVGWPEEYGGRGLTAIEQFIFFDEAAQAGVPLPLMALNTVGPTIMRYGTEEQKAYFLPRVLSGEIDFAIGYSEPDAGTDLASLKTRAVRDGDEATGHYTVNGQKIWTTNGDTADWVWLATRTDPDAPPHKGITMLLVPTTEPGYSCTLINTLASHDTTASYYENIRVPVSRRVGEENQGWRLITNQLNHERVTLAAHGTMAIRSLHNVQRWAMETKLADGRRVIDLPWVRRRLARTHTKLDALKLLNWRMVSSVQDGTLTPQDASAVKVYGSEARRDAYAWLMEIVATAGALKEGSAGAVLHGELERGYRSAVIFTFGGGNNEIQREIISWIGLGMPRVRR; encoded by the coding sequence GTGCACCTCGAATACACGCCCGAGCAGCAGCGACTGCGCACCGAACTACGCGCCTACTTCGCCGAGTTGGTCCCGGAGGGCGCGTACACTCGGCACGCCGACCCGGCGGCGCAGAAGCGGTTCTACCGCGAGACCATCCGCCGCCTCGGCGCCGACGGCTGGCTCGGCGTGGGCTGGCCCGAGGAGTACGGCGGACGCGGCCTGACCGCCATCGAGCAGTTCATCTTCTTCGACGAGGCCGCCCAGGCCGGTGTACCGCTGCCGCTGATGGCGCTCAACACCGTCGGCCCGACGATCATGCGGTACGGCACCGAGGAACAGAAGGCGTACTTCCTGCCCCGCGTCCTGTCCGGCGAGATCGACTTCGCCATCGGCTACAGCGAGCCGGACGCCGGCACGGACCTGGCCTCGCTGAAGACCCGCGCGGTCAGGGACGGCGACGAGGCCACCGGCCACTACACGGTCAACGGCCAGAAGATCTGGACCACCAACGGCGACACCGCCGACTGGGTGTGGCTGGCGACCCGCACCGACCCCGACGCCCCGCCCCACAAGGGCATCACCATGCTGCTCGTCCCCACCACGGAACCCGGCTACTCCTGCACCCTCATCAACACCCTCGCCTCGCACGACACCACCGCCAGCTACTACGAGAACATCCGCGTCCCCGTCTCCCGCCGCGTCGGCGAGGAGAACCAGGGCTGGCGGCTGATCACCAACCAGCTCAACCACGAACGCGTCACCCTCGCCGCCCACGGCACCATGGCCATCCGCTCCCTGCACAACGTCCAGCGCTGGGCCATGGAGACCAAACTCGCCGACGGCCGCCGCGTCATCGACCTGCCCTGGGTCCGCCGCCGCCTCGCCCGGACCCACACCAAGCTCGACGCCCTCAAGCTCCTCAACTGGCGCATGGTCAGCTCCGTCCAGGACGGCACCCTCACCCCGCAGGACGCCTCCGCCGTCAAGGTCTACGGCTCCGAGGCCCGCCGCGACGCCTACGCCTGGCTGATGGAGATCGTCGCCACCGCCGGCGCCCTCAAGGAGGGCTCCGCGGGCGCGGTCCTCCACGGCGAACTCGAACGCGGCTACCGCTCCGCCGTCATCTTCACCTTCGGCGGCGGCAACAACGAGATCCAGCGCGAGATCATCTCGTGGATCGGCCTGGGGATGCCACGGGTACGGCGTTAG
- a CDS encoding ferredoxin: MTSTTTSTTTSQQELIRFLEDRFACAQACTECARACALRASLADPDGPEGQEQMRRKGIMCAEVCDATCKVLSEEAGLDEAGIRLQVEWCRTVALECARALDASPGAEDGAKACRECARACADFLATLR, from the coding sequence GTGACCTCGACCACGACATCGACCACGACGTCCCAACAGGAACTCATCCGGTTCTTGGAGGACCGCTTCGCCTGTGCGCAGGCCTGCACCGAATGTGCGCGTGCCTGCGCGCTGCGGGCGAGCCTCGCCGACCCGGACGGGCCCGAGGGCCAGGAACAGATGCGACGCAAGGGCATCATGTGCGCGGAGGTGTGCGACGCCACGTGCAAGGTGCTCTCCGAGGAGGCGGGCCTCGACGAGGCCGGTATCCGCCTCCAGGTGGAGTGGTGCCGCACCGTGGCCCTGGAGTGCGCGCGCGCCCTCGACGCCTCACCCGGCGCCGAGGACGGTGCCAAGGCGTGCCGCGAGTGTGCCCGCGCCTGCGCGGACTTCCTCGCCACCCTCCGCTGA
- a CDS encoding DUF6479 family protein yields MNMEWTDIAAERSVLGGIAPFLGGVVLVAMLVGALWLGARVRAREPRRPRPDEQPRIPEGGPVREERLNREPDEIPKSDYRLTPYEVHGNMGSRPSEDKERPRWSKGGSGSFGSGGLGAH; encoded by the coding sequence ATGAACATGGAATGGACTGATATAGCCGCAGAACGCAGCGTACTGGGCGGTATCGCACCGTTCCTGGGCGGCGTCGTGCTGGTGGCCATGCTGGTCGGCGCCCTCTGGCTGGGCGCCCGCGTACGCGCCCGTGAGCCGCGCCGACCTCGCCCCGACGAGCAGCCCCGGATCCCCGAGGGCGGCCCGGTCCGCGAGGAGCGGCTGAACCGCGAGCCCGACGAGATCCCCAAGAGCGACTACCGGCTGACACCGTACGAGGTGCACGGAAACATGGGATCCCGCCCCAGCGAGGACAAGGAACGCCCGCGCTGGAGCAAGGGCGGCAGCGGCTCCTTCGGCAGCGGCGGCCTCGGCGCCCACTGA
- a CDS encoding 4-hydroxybenzoate 3-monooxygenase — translation MHTTVGIIGGGPAGLLLARLLHNAGIGSVVLERKDRAYVEQRQRAGILEQATVDVLRSAGAGARLDAEGIPHDGIELRFDGRAHRVDFPDLTGGRRVWVYAQTEVVKDLIALQLTGGGPLLFEAEVHGVDGADTDRPVIRYTHEGREQTLTCDYVVGCDGFHGVARDAVPDGVRTTYERTYPYSWLGILADAPPVYDELIYAHSERGFALASMRSPSVSRLYLQVPNGTDPADWSDERIWDELDARFALTANPGWRLKRGPVTAKAVLPMRSHVTEPMRYGRVFLAGDAAHIVPPTGAKGLNLAATDVIVLARAFARLRETGSTQLLDAYSDTCLRRVWRAEHFSYFMTTTLHVDPDQSPFETRLQLSLLDRVATSRHAAAELAENYTGLPLDTGNSGS, via the coding sequence ATGCACACCACTGTCGGCATCATCGGCGGCGGCCCGGCGGGGCTGCTGCTGGCGCGTCTGCTGCACAACGCGGGAATCGGCAGTGTGGTTCTGGAACGCAAGGATCGCGCGTACGTCGAGCAGCGTCAGCGCGCCGGAATCCTGGAGCAGGCCACCGTCGACGTACTGCGCTCCGCGGGTGCGGGCGCCCGGCTGGACGCCGAGGGCATCCCGCACGACGGCATCGAACTGCGTTTCGACGGCCGCGCCCACCGCGTCGACTTCCCCGACCTGACCGGCGGACGCCGGGTGTGGGTGTACGCCCAGACCGAGGTCGTCAAGGACCTCATCGCCCTCCAGCTCACCGGCGGCGGCCCCCTGCTCTTCGAGGCCGAGGTGCACGGGGTGGACGGCGCGGACACCGACCGGCCGGTGATCCGCTACACCCACGAGGGCCGCGAACAGACCCTGACCTGCGACTACGTGGTCGGCTGCGACGGCTTCCACGGCGTGGCCCGGGACGCCGTCCCGGACGGGGTCCGCACCACGTACGAGCGGACGTACCCCTACTCCTGGCTGGGCATCCTCGCCGACGCCCCGCCCGTCTACGACGAGTTGATCTACGCCCACTCCGAGCGCGGCTTCGCGCTGGCGAGCATGCGGTCGCCGTCCGTGAGCCGTCTCTACCTCCAGGTCCCGAACGGCACCGACCCGGCGGACTGGTCCGACGAGCGGATCTGGGACGAGCTGGACGCCCGGTTCGCGCTCACCGCGAACCCCGGCTGGCGGCTCAAGCGCGGGCCCGTCACCGCCAAGGCCGTCCTGCCGATGCGCAGCCATGTCACCGAGCCGATGCGCTACGGCCGGGTCTTCCTGGCCGGCGACGCCGCCCACATCGTGCCGCCCACCGGCGCCAAGGGGCTCAATCTGGCCGCCACCGATGTCATCGTGCTGGCCCGCGCCTTCGCCCGGCTCCGGGAGACGGGCTCGACCCAGCTGCTCGACGCCTACTCCGACACCTGTCTGCGCCGCGTCTGGCGCGCCGAGCACTTCTCCTACTTCATGACCACGACCCTGCACGTCGACCCGGACCAGTCGCCGTTCGAGACGAGACTCCAGCTCTCCCTGCTCGACCGCGTCGCGACCTCGCGGCACGCGGCGGCCGAGCTGGCGGAGAACTACACGGGCCTGCCGCTGGACACCGGGAACAGCGGATCCTAG
- a CDS encoding type III PLP-dependent enzyme — protein MTLPAPAVRDRVLSLPPTELPAYVYDLTALREHAAQVRAALPERVELYYAAKANPEPEILAALGPYVDGYEVSSGGELAHVARAVPGRPLAFGGPGKTPDEIRAALEQGVERFHVESAHDLRVLGALARRVAPTSPVGVLLRFNLAVADGSFAGGALTMGGRPTPFGLDPAQAPDILRPLTDGTYPHLELLGVHAHLASGLDAPEQLSVARSIVEWATALGVPLAEVNVGGGMAVDYARPDTRFDWKTYGEGLAELATAHPELTLRLEPGRALTAYCGWYATEVLDVKHSHGEEFAVVRGGTHHLRTPATKGHDQPCSVLAVEEWPYPWPRPAAEGEYVGLAGQLCTPKDLLARAAHAPGLRAGDRVVFALAGAYAWNISHHDFLMHPRPGFHFLG, from the coding sequence ATGACCCTCCCCGCCCCCGCCGTACGCGACCGCGTCCTCTCCCTCCCGCCCACCGAACTCCCCGCGTACGTCTACGACTTGACGGCCCTGCGCGAACACGCCGCCCAGGTCCGCGCCGCCCTGCCCGAACGGGTCGAGCTGTACTACGCGGCCAAGGCCAACCCCGAGCCGGAGATCCTGGCCGCGCTGGGCCCGTACGTCGACGGCTACGAGGTGTCCTCCGGCGGCGAACTCGCCCACGTCGCCCGCGCCGTGCCGGGCCGCCCGCTGGCCTTCGGCGGCCCCGGCAAGACCCCGGACGAGATCCGGGCCGCCCTGGAGCAGGGCGTCGAGCGCTTCCACGTCGAGAGCGCGCACGACCTGCGCGTGCTCGGCGCGCTGGCACGCCGGGTGGCGCCGACCTCGCCGGTCGGCGTGCTGCTCCGCTTCAACCTCGCGGTGGCGGACGGCTCGTTCGCGGGCGGCGCGCTCACGATGGGCGGCCGACCCACCCCGTTCGGCCTGGACCCGGCACAGGCCCCGGACATACTCCGCCCCCTCACGGACGGCACCTACCCGCACCTCGAACTGCTCGGCGTCCACGCCCACTTGGCGAGCGGACTCGACGCACCCGAACAACTCTCCGTCGCCCGCTCGATCGTGGAATGGGCTACGGCGCTGGGCGTACCCCTCGCCGAGGTGAACGTCGGTGGCGGCATGGCCGTCGACTACGCCCGCCCCGACACCCGCTTCGACTGGAAGACGTACGGCGAAGGCCTCGCCGAACTCGCCACCGCGCACCCGGAACTGACGCTGCGTCTAGAACCCGGCCGGGCGCTCACCGCGTACTGCGGCTGGTACGCCACCGAGGTGCTGGACGTGAAGCACAGCCACGGCGAGGAGTTCGCCGTGGTCCGGGGCGGCACCCACCATCTGCGCACCCCGGCGACCAAGGGCCACGACCAGCCCTGCTCGGTCCTCGCGGTGGAGGAGTGGCCGTACCCCTGGCCGCGCCCGGCGGCCGAGGGGGAGTACGTCGGTCTCGCCGGCCAGCTCTGCACCCCGAAGGACCTCCTCGCCCGCGCCGCCCACGCCCCGGGGCTGCGGGCGGGGGACCGGGTGGTCTTCGCCCTCGCGGGCGCGTACGCCTGGAACATCTCGCACCACGACTTCCTGATGCATCCCCGCCCCGGCTTCCACTTCCTCGGCTGA